The sequence below is a genomic window from Candidatus Poribacteria bacterium.
CAGGGTCCCCCACAACTGTTCCATCTAACCCTTTTCCAGAGGTATCGACAGCATCAAGGTCTTCAAGACTCCATTTCCCTTCGACAGTTGCTTCATCTTTTGCTGCATAAGTGGCTGCAGCAATAATCATGAGGAAGACACTCAATAGAAAAATAAAACGATGTTTTACCATTATGGCAAATCTCCTTTATAGATTGTTAGTGTTGAACCTCAATTTGTAAGATTGAGACTACTTTTCAGTCCGTTGGGCTTTCAGAGTTGCCCAAGTTGTTGTGAATTTGCCCTGCGGCTCGACGCTCAAAGGTGCTGCGAGGTCTGCGAAATCTCCCTCGTCAAAAGCGGATCCGTAGACAAGCACTTCGTCGATGAGACCCCCGAACCAGTCAACATCGGTTTGCCCGCCGCCACCGCCATCATGATAGACGGTGTTCTGGTTGAGATGACCGACACCAATATCGTCCCCGTGGGCATGGAGTTGTCCACCCTTTTCTTGGGCAATGCGTTTGCCATCCACCCACATTTCAAACTTCTTGCTCTCGACCTTGTCCCTGGCGTCGCGAATTACCAAACCGACGTGGTACCACTGCTTTGACTTAATGTCCGCTGAGGGCCAGGCACCGTTCCAGTTGTATTCGGCGCGATTCCAACCGCCAGCGTAGACTTTACCGCCATGCACATAGAGTATTAAGCCTCGTGTGGCTCCACCTTCTTCAAAAATTACCTGCTTCCGATCGTCAATTTTTGCA
It includes:
- a CDS encoding LamG domain-containing protein — encoded protein: MIRVFVSTFCIVLLLGVLLLTIPANAQRDEATVAANWSFNDGSAKDTSKKGLDGNFTGKPQAVDGIAGKALKFNGKSDGIKFPDSVDINTGGPYTNRTVAALFYCDNAKIDDRKQVIFEEGGATRGLILYVHGGKVYAGGWNRAEYNWNGAWPSADIKSKQWYHVGLVIRDARDKVESKKFEMWVDGKRIAQEKGGQLHAHGDDIGVGHLNQNTVYHDGGGGGQTDVDWFGGLIDEVLVYGSAFDEGDFADLAAPLSVEPQGKFTTTWATLKAQRTEK